A genome region from Erigeron canadensis isolate Cc75 chromosome 3, C_canadensis_v1, whole genome shotgun sequence includes the following:
- the LOC122592191 gene encoding uncharacterized protein LOC122592191, translating into MGGLLVSQVTTFKKIWSTKQGGPDNLGTTFYEPSDIPQGFSSFGSYAHPNNIPFSGHILVGKDVSNNHLKPALKSPIDYILRWSSHSLNVTKDGEGYVWLPNAPAGYKAIGYVITSSSEKPPLDRVSCVREDLTDTMTNPTNADVKTITFEDINVHDLGGLNVYHSKGGFALQNERLAKLSGDAMSSMPNLTQIEALIKSYAPIVYFHPDEKYFPSAVHWFFNNGALLYKTEWLMPIPIENSGSNLPQGETDDGRYWIGLPKDEATKERIKAGDLQDANAYFHVKPVDGGLSTDIVIWLFYPFNGPSRAQVMSQSFILGPLGEHVGDWEHVTLRISNVNGELSSIYFATHSWGEWVSPSGLDWTPDHKPIVYSALFGHGSYSKPGTVLRGFKGTSHVIGLRDDMSQSSKSMDTGARAVVVAAEYLADAVVEPPWLNYMRKWGPKIQYGVAEELQKIKEGLIWFLRKPFQKLIEKLPKEFLGADGPTGPKAKSSWAGNEELIVFQARDEAI; encoded by the coding sequence ATGGGGGGATTATTAGTGAGCCAAGTGACAACATTCAAAAAGATATGGTCAACTAAACAAGGCGGGCCCGATAATCTCGGGACAACATTTTATGAGCCTAGTGATATCCCTCAAGGGTTTTCAAGTTTTGGCTCTTATGCTCATCCAAACAATATTCCGTTTTCTGGTCACATTCTTGTTGGGAAAGACGTATCAAATAACCATTTGAAGCCTGCTCTCAAGTCACCTATTGACTACATTCTTAGATGGAGCAGTCATTCTTTAAATGTCACGAAAGATGGTGAAGGCTATGTTTGGCTTCCAAATGCACCGGCTGGCTACAAGGCTATCGGGTATGTCATCACTAGCTCGTCAGAGAAGCCGCCGCTTGATAGAGTGAGTTGTGTCCGTGAAGACCTCACAGACACTATGACGAACCCGACGAATGCTGATGTAAAAACGATTACTTTTGAAGACATAAACGTTCATGATCTAGGCGGGTTGAATGTTTACCATTCCAAGGGTGGTTTTGCTCTACAAAATGAACGTTTAGCAAAATTGTCGGGTGATGCAATGAGTTCCATGCCTAACTTGACCCAAATTGAAGCATTGATCAAATCTTACGCCCCGATTGTTTATTTCCATCCTGACGAGAAATACTTCCCCTCTGCCGTTCATTGGTTTTTCAATAATGGTGCATTGCTGTACAAAACCGAATGGCTTATGCCGATCCCAATTGAAAACAGTGGGTCAAACCTTCCGCAAGGTGAAACAGACGATGGGAGATATTGGATTGGACTTCCAAAAGACGAAGCAACCAAAGAGAGAATCAAGGCAGGAGATTTACAAGATGCCAATGCTTATTTCCACGTTAAGCCGGTTGATGGAGGACTATCTACCGACATTGTCATTTGGCTGTTTTACCCATTTAACGGTCCATCAAGGGCACAGGTGATGTCTcaatctttcatattaggaccGTTGGGAGAACACGTAGGTGATTGGGAGCATGTAACCTTAAGGATCAGCAATGTCAACGGCGAGTTGAGCAGTATCTACTTTGCAACACATAGCTGGGGTGAGTGGGTTAGTCCATCCGGGCTGGATTGGACCCCTGATCATAAACCAATTGTTTACTCTGCATTATTTGGGCACGGGTCATACTCCAAACCTGGGACTGTTTTACGTGGGTTCAAAGGGACGTCACATGTGATTGGCCTCAGAGACGACATGTCTCAAAGTTCTAAGTCAATGGACACAGGTGCTagggcggtggtggtggcggcagaGTATCTGGCAGACGCGGTGGTTGAACCACCGTGGTTGAATTATATGAGGAAATGGGGTCCTAAAATCCAATACGGTGTTGCTGAAGAACTGCAGAAAATAAAGGAGGGTCTGATATGGTTTTTAAGAAAACCATTTCAGAAACTAATTGAGAAGCTACCAAAAGAATTCTTGGGTGCAGATGGACCAACGGGGCCTAAAGCTAAAAGCAGTTGGGCTGGGAATGAAGAGCTTATAGTATTTCAAGCAAGGGATGAGGCTATATAA
- the LOC122593552 gene encoding uncharacterized protein LOC122593552, producing MFCFQKMHSSSSITTIIFSLLFILCFNGPTMADLSQDNSIQTSFQLPSPLPEWPSGKGFGSGTIDLGGLQVSQVTTFNKTWATNEGGPDNLGATFYDPVAIPQGFSSLGSYAQPNNVPFFGHILVGKDVSNDSSKPALKSPIDYTLAWSSESLDVKKDGEGYVWVPIAPEGYTAIGYVISNSSMKPPLDKVSCVRTDFTDTSNVTRNLEKDNAMDLNGLKVDASMGGFVVRNQSVGNLKVNLSNSMPNLNQVKALIQAYSPVIYFHPDEPYLPSSVDWFFQNGALVYHKGAESKPNPIDKTGSNLPQGGSNDDTYWLDLPVDGSNKDRVKKGDLQDACAYFHVKPISGGLFTDIAIWVFYPFNGGARAKVEFLNLSLGKVGEHVGDWEHVTLRISNINGELKGVFFSQHNCGKWVSASALEYHTGNKPVVYASLHGHASYPKPGCVLLGSGGMDIGIRDDTAKSDKMMDTGVRSVVVATEYLPGVVVEPPWLNYQRKWGPKIDYDVDKELNKVKKVMIGKLKKAFERFVESVPSEILGEDGPTGPKVKTSWSGDEAV from the exons ATGTTTTGCTTTCAAAAGATGCATTCCTCCTCATCAATCACCACTATTATCTTTTCTCTGTTGTTTATCCTTTGCTTCAATGGCCCAACAATGGCTGATCTTTCACAGGATAATAGTATCCAAACATCCTTCCAACTTCCTTCTCCTTTACCCGAATGGCCTTCAG GTAAAGGTTTTGGAAGTGGCACCATAGATCTAGGAGGATTACAAGTGAGTCAAGTAACAACATTTAACAAAACTTGGGCCACAAATGAAGGAGGACCAGATAATCTAGGGGCAACATTTTATGACCCGGTTGCAATCCCACAAGGTTTTTCCAGTTTAGGGTCTTATGCACAACCAAACAATGTCCCCTTTTTCGGCCATATTCTTGTAGGAAAAGATGTATCGAATGACTCTTCAAAACCAGCCCTCAAATCACCAATTGATTACACTCTTGCGTGGAGCAGCGAGTCTTTAGATGTCAAGAAAGACGGCGAGGGTTACGTTTGGGTCCCAATAGCACCAGAAGGTTACACGGCCATTGGGTATGTGATTAGCAACTCTTCTATGAAGCCACCCCTTGATAAGGTCAGCTGTGTCCGTACAGACTTCACTGACACTTCAAACGTTACGCGCAATTTGGAAAAAGACAATGCCATGGATCTTAATGGGTTAAAAGTTGACGCTTCCATGGGTGGTTTTGTGGTTCGAAATCAAAGTGTGGGAAATTTAAAGGTTAATTTGTCAAATTCTATGCCGAATTTGAACCAGGTTAAAGCATTAATTCAAGCGTATTCTCCGGTAATTTATTTTCATCCCGATGAACCATACCTTCCGTCTTCGGTGGATTGGTTTTTTCAAAATGGTGCATTAGTTTATCACAAAGGGGCAGAGTCCAAACCAAACCCAATTGACAAAACTGGCTCCAACCTTCCTCAAGGCGGCTCGAATGATGACACATATTGGCTAGACCTTCCGGTAGATGGTTCAAACAAAGATAGAGTCAAGAAAGGGGATTTACAAGATGCTTGTGCTTATTTCCATGTGAAACCTATTTCTGGAGGACTATTTACTGACATTGCCATTTGGGTTTTCTACCCTTTTAATGGCGGAGCAAGGGCAAAAGTGGAATTCTTGAATCTGTCCTTAGGAAAGGTTGGAGAACATGTGGGTGATTGGGAACATGTCACGTTAAGAATCAGTAATATTAATGGAGAGTTAAAAGGGGTCTTTTTTTCACAACATAATTGTGGAAAATGGGTGAGCGCTTCGGCTCTAGAGTACCACACGGGCAACAAACCAGTCGTTTACGCGTCGTTACATGGCCACGCATCATACCCGAAACCAGGTTGTGTTTTGCTTGGTTCGGGAGGGATGGATATTGGTATTAGGGACGACACGGCCAAAAGTGATAAGATGATGGATACGGGCGTAAGGTCGGTGGTGGTGGCAACCGAGTATTTGCCAGGGGTGGTGGTTGAACCACCGTGGTTGAATTATCAAAGAAAATGGGGTCCCAAAATTGATTATGATGTTGATAAAGAATTaaataaagtgaaaaaagtGATGATTGGGAAATTAAAGAAAGCGTTTGAGCGATTTGTGGAGAGTGTACCAAGTGAAATATTGGGTGAAGATGGACCAACAGGCCCAAAAGTGAAAACTAGTTGGAGTGGGGATGAGGCTGTTTGA